In Candidatus Defluviibacterium haderslevense, the following are encoded in one genomic region:
- the dnaJ gene encoding molecular chaperone DnaJ, with amino-acid sequence MAKKDFYDVLGVPKGADNDVIKKAYRKIAMDTHPDRNPGDKKAEERFKEAAEAYEILSNPDKKARYDRYGHAGVDPQAGYSGRSGGMTMDDIFENFGDIFGDSGSPFESFFGGRSSGGGRSTGQKGSNLRIKVSLTLEEIATGISKKIKVKKQVTCKTCHGSGAKDAKSVKTCGTCNGSGYVRQIKNTFLGQMQTTTACPTCNGTGQQISANCGNCRGSGSEMGEETIEIQIPAGIEDNMQLSMRGKGNAGSNGGPNGDLLISIEQKEHESFSRDGMNIHYDLYINFADAALGHQIEVPTLNSAVKIKIPPGTQSGKIFRLKGIGLPAVQSYEKGDQLVHINIWTPKTLTNEEKAIMEKMKTMTNFQPHPSSEEKGFFDRMKEFFHN; translated from the coding sequence ATGGCAAAGAAAGATTTTTATGATGTTTTAGGTGTTCCTAAAGGTGCCGACAATGACGTCATAAAAAAGGCTTATCGGAAGATAGCAATGGATACACATCCCGATCGTAATCCGGGAGACAAGAAGGCGGAAGAACGTTTTAAGGAGGCAGCAGAAGCCTATGAGATATTGAGCAATCCGGACAAAAAAGCCAGATATGATCGTTATGGTCATGCTGGAGTTGATCCTCAGGCTGGTTACAGTGGCAGAAGTGGTGGAATGACCATGGATGATATTTTCGAAAATTTCGGAGACATTTTTGGAGATAGTGGCAGTCCCTTTGAATCATTTTTTGGAGGAAGAAGTAGTGGAGGCGGAAGATCTACCGGTCAAAAAGGTTCTAATCTAAGGATCAAAGTAAGTTTGACTTTAGAAGAAATAGCAACAGGGATTAGCAAAAAAATTAAAGTTAAAAAGCAAGTAACTTGTAAAACCTGCCACGGAAGTGGTGCCAAGGATGCTAAGTCCGTCAAAACATGCGGTACTTGTAATGGTTCAGGATATGTCCGCCAGATAAAAAACACTTTTTTAGGTCAAATGCAGACTACTACTGCTTGTCCGACTTGTAACGGTACGGGCCAACAAATTTCTGCCAATTGCGGAAATTGTAGAGGAAGTGGTTCAGAAATGGGTGAAGAAACCATAGAGATCCAAATTCCGGCAGGCATAGAAGATAATATGCAACTTTCAATGCGTGGGAAAGGTAACGCGGGATCCAATGGGGGCCCAAATGGTGATTTGTTGATCAGCATTGAACAAAAGGAACATGAATCGTTCTCCAGAGACGGTATGAACATCCATTATGATTTGTATATCAATTTTGCAGATGCAGCTTTAGGGCATCAGATAGAAGTTCCAACCCTTAATTCAGCCGTCAAAATAAAAATACCACCAGGCACTCAAAGTGGAAAAATTTTTAGACTCAAAGGGATTGGATTGCCGGCAGTTCAAAGTTATGAGAAAGGTGATCAATTGGTCCACATCAATATTTGGACACCAAAAACTTTAACTAATGAAGAAAAAGCCATCATGGAAAAAATGAAAACCATGACTAATTTTCAACCGCATCCTTCGTCAGAAGAAAAGGGATTTTTTGACCGGATGAAGGAGTTTTTTCATAATTAA
- the dprA gene encoding DNA-protecting protein DprA, whose translation MKPSELLYNIAITKIDSVGPILGKSLISYCGSSEAVFLEKKHRLMKIPGVGEHVANQIIKSDALVKAEEEMKFIDAQRIEVLFFLNEKYPSRLKHYPDAPILLYFRGNINLNAERVVSIVGTRRITEYGKQLTQQLIKSLQPYGVLIVSGLAHGVDTTAHKNSLQEHMNTVGVLAHGLDRIYPQENYHLAEKMTLSGGLLTEFPSNTNPDRENFPMRNRIVAGMADAVVIVETKRDGGSMITAEYANEYNKDVFAYPGRVGDTYSSGCLHLLKNNKASLIETGEDLIQLLRWDQDLQNATRKMQKELFIDFTEDEEIIINLIKQYSEPHIDQFHQHLNFTPGELASHLLNLEFKNAIRSLPGKKYTLTI comes from the coding sequence ATGAAACCCTCTGAACTCCTTTACAATATTGCTATCACTAAAATTGATTCCGTAGGCCCAATCCTAGGTAAATCTCTTATTAGTTATTGCGGTAGCTCCGAAGCTGTTTTTCTAGAAAAAAAACATCGATTAATGAAAATTCCTGGTGTTGGAGAACATGTCGCAAATCAAATTATCAAATCTGATGCTCTTGTAAAAGCTGAAGAAGAAATGAAATTTATAGATGCACAGCGAATCGAAGTTTTGTTTTTTTTAAATGAAAAATATCCATCCAGATTGAAACACTATCCGGATGCTCCAATACTTCTTTATTTCAGAGGAAATATCAATCTTAATGCTGAACGGGTCGTATCTATAGTTGGAACCAGACGCATTACGGAATATGGGAAACAATTAACCCAACAATTAATTAAATCACTACAACCCTATGGTGTACTCATTGTAAGTGGTTTGGCACATGGAGTAGATACTACTGCTCACAAAAACTCTCTGCAAGAGCACATGAATACTGTAGGTGTTTTAGCGCATGGTCTCGATAGAATATATCCACAAGAGAACTATCATTTGGCAGAAAAAATGACTTTATCAGGAGGCTTACTTACAGAATTTCCAAGTAATACAAATCCTGATCGTGAGAATTTTCCTATGCGAAACAGAATCGTTGCTGGTATGGCAGATGCTGTTGTAATCGTAGAAACGAAGCGAGATGGCGGTAGTATGATAACTGCTGAGTATGCGAATGAATACAATAAAGATGTATTTGCTTATCCAGGCAGAGTGGGTGATACGTATTCAAGTGGATGTTTACATTTGTTAAAAAATAATAAAGCGAGTTTAATCGAAACCGGTGAAGACCTAATCCAACTATTGCGTTGGGATCAAGATTTGCAAAATGCAACTCGAAAAATGCAAAAAGAATTATTTATTGATTTTACAGAAGATGAAGAAATCATCATCAATTTAATCAAACAATATTCTGAACCACACATAGATCAATTTCATCAGCATTTAAATTTTACACCCGGTGAATTGGCATCGCATCTTTTAAATTTAGAATTCAAAAATGCTATCAGAAGTTTACCCGGAAAAAAATATACTTTAACTATTTAA
- a CDS encoding alkaline phosphatase, whose translation MIGDGMGLGQITAGMYMNNNCLELERCTNIGIHKSYSADDLITDSAAGATAFASGIKTKNGYLGLDTFGRYVGTIMDKATSKDMATGLVVTSTIVHATPAAFYAHQKDRDNYEDIAKDMLKSNSNLLIGGGQKYFTRRKTDSIDLIQTMIDSGYTVTDYFQNDLEQFTFPEVDKLCYFTADGDPLPVSKGRTYLPLATKKAIQFLKNKRKKGFFLMIEGSQIDWGGHANEADYIITEMLDFNQTIGDVLDFARQDKNTLVIITADHETGGFAINPGSIMGQLKTAFTTKKHTAAMIPVFAFGPGAQLFNGIYENTEIYSKMNALLFNPN comes from the coding sequence ATGATAGGTGATGGTATGGGATTGGGCCAAATCACTGCGGGAATGTATATGAATAATAATTGTTTAGAATTGGAACGATGCACCAATATTGGGATTCATAAATCCTATTCAGCAGATGATTTAATTACTGATTCAGCAGCAGGAGCCACCGCTTTTGCATCAGGTATCAAAACAAAAAATGGGTATCTAGGTCTGGATACTTTTGGAAGATATGTAGGGACCATTATGGATAAAGCTACCTCCAAAGATATGGCAACTGGACTGGTAGTAACCTCCACGATAGTTCATGCTACACCGGCAGCATTTTATGCACATCAAAAGGATCGGGATAATTATGAAGATATCGCTAAAGACATGTTGAAATCGAATAGTAATTTATTAATTGGTGGTGGTCAAAAATATTTTACAAGACGTAAAACAGATTCTATTGATTTGATACAAACGATGATTGATAGTGGTTATACGGTTACTGATTATTTTCAAAATGATTTAGAACAATTTACATTTCCTGAAGTAGACAAATTATGTTATTTCACTGCTGATGGTGATCCACTGCCTGTATCGAAAGGAAGAACTTATTTACCCCTTGCAACCAAAAAAGCGATCCAATTTCTAAAAAATAAACGCAAGAAAGGATTTTTTCTAATGATCGAAGGATCTCAAATCGATTGGGGTGGACATGCCAATGAAGCTGATTACATCATTACTGAAATGTTGGATTTCAATCAAACCATTGGAGACGTTTTAGATTTCGCTAGACAAGACAAAAACACTTTAGTGATTATTACTGCAGATCATGAGACAGGAGGATTTGCGATAAATCCGGGATCGATAATGGGTCAATTAAAAACAGCATTTACAACTAAAAAACATACTGCTGCAATGATTCCTGTATTTGCTTTTGGTCCGGGGGCTCAACTGTTTAATGGAATCTATGAGAATACAGAAATATATTCAAAAATGAATGCCTTGTTGTTTAATCCAAACTAG